A single Phoenix dactylifera cultivar Barhee BC4 unplaced genomic scaffold, palm_55x_up_171113_PBpolish2nd_filt_p 000488F, whole genome shotgun sequence DNA region contains:
- the LOC120106197 gene encoding uncharacterized protein LOC120106197 gives MVDTEAAEGLRVCDLLAPGRTEWDDSRLHQLFGAHLAERIRSLPVPGCKGPDVRVWDTSCRASVRLGDLSRVIQRGQDCAWIWRSGLHPRAALFLWKVMWDRLPTRAVLSRRGLGIPAECGACGADESVDHVLFRCTWARSTWQWTGIPEEVWQERRLFLQLIRQWLASPGTCQEAIRATCTAHQIWLARNARTFGERRMSPRFVAESARALAMESRLPTPSDIPLIARDTWGSFSAQAASRTVFFT, from the coding sequence ATGGTGGATACTGAGGCAGCAGAGGGGCTCCGGGTGTGCGACCTCCTAGCACCAGGGAGGACAGAGTGGGACGACTCCAGACTACATCAGTTGTTTGGGGCACATCTTGCTGAGAGGATCCGATCCCTTCCAGTACCAGGATGCAAGGGACCAGACGTCAGGGTCTGGGACACCTCATGCAGGGCCAGTGTTAGGCTGGGTGATCTGTCCCGGGTTATCCAGCGGGGACAAGACTGCGCCTGGATTTGGAGGTCCGGGCTCCATCCGAGGGCAGCactcttcttatggaaggtgatgtgggaccgccttccgacgagagcagtgCTGAGTCGGCGTGGTTTGGGGATCCCTGCAGAGTGCGGGGCTTGCGGTGCAGATGAGTCTGTGGATCATGTATTATTTCGGTGCACTTGGGCGAGGTCGACATGGCAGTGGACAGGTATCCCGGAGGAGGTGTGGCAGGAGAGGAGACTTTTCCTGCAGCTGATACGACAGTGGTTAGCCAGTCCCGGGACATGTCAGGAGGCCATCCGAGCAACTTGCACAGCccatcagatctggctggcaaggaacgcTCGCACTTTCGGCGAGCGCAGGATGTCGCCGAGGTTTGTTGCGGAGTCTGCTCGAGCACTGGCGATGGAGTCCAGACTCCCCACCCCATCAGACATacccttgatagctcgggacacctggggttccttCTCTGCTCAGGCAGCTTCTCggacggtgttcttcacctga